Below is a window of Tolypothrix bouteillei VB521301 DNA.
ATGAACCACAGGCTGTAAAGAATAACAAAACCAAAGAATAGGGGAATTATGCTCTTGAGATAGTCATCAATTCCGAGACGGAGTTGTTGTCCGGCATAACCAATGATGATGCTGCCAAAAATAACATCTGGCAATCCCCAGGGAGATATAGTATGAGTAGAAAGCCAGAACTGACTGCGAATGGGCTTAAGCAGTACAAAATCTAGCGTCCCTTCTTGTACGTGGCGGACAATTTTGTTGAGATTTGGAGCGAGAAAGGTTGCTGAAAAGCCTTGAAGTAAAGTAAAAATTCCCAAGACTAGCAAAGCTGCTTCCCAAGACCAACCAGCAAAGCGGTAGCCATTTCCATAAAAGAGGAACAGTCCGAAGAGACTACCCACCATGTTACCTAAGCTACTTAGCGCTGCTAAGAGGAAGTTAATGCGGTACTCTAATTCAGCTGCTATGGCA
It encodes the following:
- a CDS encoding ABC transporter permease; the protein is MNRYLRVLTLFWTAAIAAELEYRINFLLAALSSLGNMVGSLFGLFLFYGNGYRFAGWSWEAALLVLGIFTLLQGFSATFLAPNLNKIVRHVQEGTLDFVLLKPIRSQFWLSTHTISPWGLPDVIFGSIIIGYAGQQLRLGIDDYLKSIIPLFFGFVILYSLWFMLGATSIWFVKIYNVTEVLRGLLEAGRYPMVAYPTAFRFFFTFVVPVAFLTTIPAEAMLGRSQLSGTIGAGILALVLFFVSTRFWQFALRFYTSASS